From Streptomyces sp. HUAS MG91, the proteins below share one genomic window:
- a CDS encoding PRC-barrel domain-containing protein, whose product MFEAENIRDWRDHDVVDVEGRKIGSLESVYVDTATDRPAFAAVTVGLPTRKRLTFVPLEKAVVAPAHVKVAWSRQQVKDAPSIDTDGELLAELEREVFAHYGLDYGQGGTRRLARR is encoded by the coding sequence ATGTTCGAGGCGGAGAACATCCGTGACTGGAGAGACCACGACGTCGTCGACGTCGAGGGACGCAAGATCGGTTCGCTGGAGTCCGTCTACGTGGACACGGCCACCGACCGGCCGGCCTTCGCCGCGGTGACCGTGGGGCTGCCGACACGGAAGCGGCTCACCTTCGTACCGCTGGAGAAGGCGGTCGTCGCACCCGCCCACGTGAAGGTGGCCTGGTCCCGGCAGCAGGTGAAGGACGCCCCGTCCATCGACACCGACGGCGAACTCCTGGCCGAGCTGGAACGAGAGGTGTTCGCCCACTACGGCCTGGACTACGGCCAGGGCGGCACCCGGCGCCTGGCGCGGCGCTGA
- a CDS encoding GAF and ANTAR domain-containing protein, which translates to MDWRDFAVRLAATARELLAEDSVEGTLDKVTHSALDLIEGCTAAGVLLLRRGTARTLAPTEQLVNDSDALQAELGEGPCFDAARTGHPVFRIKDLTEERVRWPAYAPRAQALGIGSMMGFLLYTEDEDLGALNLYSAVPGAFTEDSETAGWALAAHAAVAFASAREHAQLEQAVASRHTIGEAMGILMAGHQLSEREAFDVLRRYSQEKNVKLREVAALVCERGGLQEE; encoded by the coding sequence ATGGACTGGCGGGACTTCGCCGTGCGGCTGGCGGCGACGGCGCGGGAGCTGTTGGCGGAGGACTCCGTGGAGGGCACCCTCGACAAAGTGACCCACTCCGCCCTGGACCTCATCGAGGGCTGCACCGCGGCGGGCGTCCTCCTGCTGCGCCGGGGCACGGCGCGGACTCTCGCGCCCACGGAGCAGCTCGTCAACGACAGCGACGCGCTCCAGGCCGAGCTGGGCGAGGGGCCCTGCTTCGACGCGGCACGCACCGGCCACCCCGTCTTCCGCATCAAGGACCTCACCGAGGAGCGGGTCCGGTGGCCGGCCTACGCGCCCCGGGCACAGGCCCTCGGCATCGGCAGCATGATGGGGTTCCTGCTCTACACCGAGGACGAGGACCTGGGCGCCCTCAACCTCTACTCCGCGGTGCCCGGCGCGTTCACCGAGGACAGCGAGACGGCCGGCTGGGCGCTGGCCGCACACGCCGCCGTGGCGTTCGCCAGCGCCCGGGAGCACGCACAACTGGAGCAGGCGGTCGCCAGCCGGCACACCATCGGCGAGGCCATGGGCATCCTCATGGCCGGCCACCAGCTCTCCGAGCGGGAAGCCTTCGACGTGCTGCGCCGCTACTCGCAGGAGAAGAACGTCAAACTCCGCGAGGTCGCCGCCCTCGTCTGCGAGCGGGGCGGCCTGCAAGAGGAGTGA
- a CDS encoding transglycosylase SLT domain-containing protein, whose product MSITPTLSRTGRIARFRRFSGAGAATVGAAAMALTLVPGSAQAAEPAAASAPAAKTAAPAKAAAPAKPAAPAKAPAKTYPDNLDGWIRESLDIMKAKGIPGSYEGLHRNIMRESSGNPNAENGWDVNAQNGIPSKGLLQVIQPTFDAYHVAGTANNLTDPVANITAAANYAADKYGSIDNVDSAY is encoded by the coding sequence ATGTCCATCACCCCGACGCTGTCGCGCACCGGCCGCATCGCCCGATTCCGCCGGTTCTCCGGGGCCGGGGCCGCCACGGTGGGCGCCGCCGCCATGGCGCTGACGCTGGTCCCCGGGTCCGCCCAGGCCGCCGAGCCCGCCGCCGCGAGCGCCCCGGCCGCGAAGACCGCGGCCCCGGCGAAGGCCGCGGCTCCCGCGAAGCCCGCCGCTCCGGCCAAGGCGCCCGCCAAGACCTACCCCGACAACCTCGACGGCTGGATCCGCGAGTCCCTCGACATCATGAAGGCCAAGGGCATACCCGGCTCGTACGAGGGCCTGCACCGCAACATCATGCGGGAGTCCTCCGGCAACCCGAACGCCGAGAACGGCTGGGACGTCAACGCGCAGAACGGCATCCCGTCCAAGGGCCTGCTCCAGGTGATCCAGCCCACCTTCGACGCGTACCACGTGGCCGGAACCGCGAACAACCTGACCGACCCGGTCGCCAACATCACCGCCGCCGCGAACTACGCGGCCGACAAGTACGGCTCGATCGACAACGTCGACTCCGCGTACTGA
- a CDS encoding LCP family protein has translation MPHESGYEHQAHPADQPAAPAYGPARVRRSRHRRRKSALRWIAWGTLGVALVGGGGVAYAWQHLNGNIKGTDVDAALGSDRPGEQRGGAMNILLLGSDSRAGTHGQYGSGVLGARADTAMVLHVDKTHKKASVVSIPRDTLVERPSCDKTGGGTVPAAHEAMFNSSYSLGGPACTVKTVEKMTDLRMDHYLEVDFKGFRKLIDELGGVDITTSSAIRDHNSGLSLNAGKHRLEGKDALALVRTRHGVGDGSDLGRIQLQQAFVKALIHRADTVDPLGSPAKSYALADTATKSISADSDLASADKLLGLAKELKGISPDRTSMVTMPVTYDPQDAGRVLPLDKASHRVWTALRHDRPVPKSATHGSVGDRTDSPVVSGT, from the coding sequence ATGCCGCACGAGAGCGGGTACGAGCACCAGGCGCACCCGGCCGACCAGCCCGCGGCGCCCGCCTACGGGCCCGCGCGGGTACGCCGCTCCCGGCACAGGAGGCGCAAGAGCGCCCTGCGCTGGATCGCCTGGGGCACCCTGGGCGTGGCCCTGGTCGGCGGCGGAGGCGTGGCCTACGCCTGGCAGCACCTCAACGGCAACATCAAGGGCACCGACGTCGACGCGGCCCTCGGCAGCGACCGGCCGGGCGAGCAGCGCGGCGGCGCCATGAACATCCTCCTGCTCGGCTCCGACTCCCGGGCCGGAACCCACGGCCAGTACGGCAGCGGCGTCCTCGGCGCCCGCGCCGACACGGCCATGGTCCTGCACGTCGACAAGACCCACAAGAAGGCGTCGGTCGTCAGCATCCCCCGCGACACCCTCGTCGAACGCCCCTCCTGCGACAAGACCGGTGGCGGCACCGTCCCGGCGGCGCACGAGGCCATGTTCAACTCGTCCTACTCGCTGGGCGGCCCCGCCTGCACCGTGAAGACCGTCGAGAAGATGACGGACCTCCGCATGGACCACTACCTGGAGGTCGACTTCAAGGGCTTCCGGAAGCTCATCGACGAGCTGGGCGGCGTGGACATCACCACCAGCAGCGCCATCCGCGACCACAACAGCGGCCTCTCCCTGAACGCCGGGAAGCACCGGCTCGAAGGCAAGGACGCGCTGGCGCTCGTAAGGACCCGGCACGGCGTCGGCGACGGCAGCGACCTGGGCCGCATCCAGCTCCAGCAGGCCTTCGTCAAGGCCCTGATCCACCGCGCCGACACGGTCGACCCGCTCGGCAGCCCCGCCAAGTCCTACGCCCTGGCGGACACGGCGACCAAGAGCATCAGTGCGGACTCGGACCTGGCCTCCGCGGACAAGCTGCTCGGACTCGCCAAGGAGCTGAAGGGCATCAGCCCCGACCGCACCAGCATGGTCACGATGCCGGTCACCTACGACCCGCAGGACGCGGGCCGGGTGCTGCCCCTCGACAAGGCGTCGCACCGCGTGTGGACGGCCCTGCGCCACGACCGGCCCGTCCCGAAGTCGGCGACCCACGGCTCGGTGGGGGACAGGACCGACTCGCCGGTCGTCTCGGGAACGTAG
- a CDS encoding GH92 family glycosyl hydrolase → MGALRRVFTALLVVTTMATSAGVANAAAKGPAFAADPTTLVDTSVGNNGDGTTFPGAAAPFGMVQLSPDTQLNKYASYDYAQNTILGFSHTHLSGVGCQTMGNIRFMPTTGAVTSSDPAQYAARFSHDNETRAPGYYGVTFDNGIQAELTATERTGQHRYTYPAGSGPESVLIEAGESNGSTYAGDIKVVGNDTVEGWVQGGNFCGETGKERYRVFFSAKFDRTFSSFGTWTDGTLTAGQREASRGSKRAGAWLTFDRAGGRQVGSSVGISYTSVDGARLNRRAEQPKSFGAAKSAAHDDWKGELNRMRVAGGSRADQRTYYTALYHSLLHPSIGSDVDRRYRGFDDKVHRSDSTYYQMFSLWDTYRSQNQLVALLHPDKAADMARSVLRIYEDAGWLPRWGLGGGETNVMSGDPVTPWIVDLYNRGLLDDRTSRGLFDALWKNVNEVPADQSVFRGRDGNPTYVKNGWVGYQNLPGYTFGDSRQAGSATLEYALADCSLSTMASGLGHRDKAAELASRCDNFTKLWDSGVTSQGFTGFPVTRNADGSVAGDPDPTQSGAFHEGTAWQYQWLAQQDPQTLFGLMGGRSDAERRLDTFFDMPTVLTDPAKAASDSWVTGAYDYHNNFAFNPNNEPDFHAPWMYAWTGAPWKTSAVLRALRTLFTDDAYGMPGNDDLGATSSLLVFAMAGVFEAQPGSANYLVSAPMFEKVEIRPEHGRTIAVEAPGASASKLQYVSSVHTRRGTLRQSWLSHEDLLRSGTIKIELSGTPTDWGVDAAPPALTKG, encoded by the coding sequence ATGGGAGCGCTGAGACGCGTCTTCACCGCCTTGCTGGTCGTCACCACCATGGCGACCTCCGCGGGGGTCGCGAACGCCGCGGCGAAGGGCCCGGCGTTCGCCGCCGATCCGACCACACTGGTCGACACGTCGGTCGGCAACAACGGCGACGGGACCACGTTCCCCGGCGCGGCGGCTCCGTTCGGCATGGTGCAGTTGAGCCCCGACACGCAGCTGAACAAGTACGCCTCGTACGACTACGCGCAGAACACCATCCTCGGCTTCAGCCACACGCACCTGTCGGGTGTCGGCTGTCAGACGATGGGCAACATCCGGTTCATGCCGACGACCGGCGCGGTCACTTCGTCGGATCCGGCGCAGTACGCCGCGAGGTTCAGCCACGACAACGAGACGCGCGCGCCCGGCTATTACGGCGTCACGTTCGACAACGGCATCCAGGCCGAGTTGACCGCGACCGAGCGGACCGGCCAGCACCGCTACACCTATCCCGCCGGATCCGGTCCCGAGAGCGTGCTGATCGAGGCCGGGGAGAGCAACGGCAGCACCTACGCGGGCGACATCAAGGTGGTCGGGAACGACACCGTGGAGGGCTGGGTCCAGGGCGGCAACTTCTGCGGCGAGACGGGCAAGGAGCGCTACCGGGTCTTCTTCAGCGCCAAGTTCGACCGGACGTTCTCGTCGTTCGGCACCTGGACCGACGGCACGCTGACGGCAGGTCAGCGGGAGGCGTCGCGCGGCAGCAAGCGGGCCGGTGCCTGGCTGACGTTCGACCGGGCCGGGGGCCGTCAGGTCGGTTCGTCGGTGGGGATCTCCTACACCTCGGTCGACGGCGCCCGCCTGAACCGCAGGGCCGAGCAGCCGAAGTCGTTCGGTGCGGCGAAGTCCGCGGCGCACGACGACTGGAAGGGCGAGTTGAACCGGATGCGGGTCGCCGGTGGGAGCCGCGCCGACCAGCGCACGTACTACACCGCGCTCTACCACTCGCTGCTGCACCCGTCGATCGGCTCCGACGTCGACCGCCGCTACCGCGGCTTCGACGACAAGGTGCACCGCTCGGACTCCACGTACTACCAGATGTTCTCGCTCTGGGACACGTACCGCTCGCAGAACCAGCTGGTGGCCCTGCTGCACCCGGACAAGGCCGCCGACATGGCCAGGTCCGTGCTGCGGATCTACGAGGACGCCGGGTGGCTGCCGCGCTGGGGTCTCGGCGGCGGCGAGACGAACGTGATGAGCGGCGACCCCGTCACCCCGTGGATCGTCGACCTGTACAACCGCGGACTGCTCGACGACCGCACCTCGCGCGGCCTGTTCGACGCGCTCTGGAAGAACGTCAACGAGGTCCCCGCGGACCAGTCGGTCTTCCGCGGCCGTGACGGCAATCCGACGTACGTGAAGAACGGCTGGGTGGGCTACCAGAACCTGCCGGGCTACACGTTCGGCGACAGCCGGCAGGCGGGTTCGGCGACGCTCGAGTACGCGCTCGCCGACTGCTCGCTGTCCACGATGGCGAGCGGTCTCGGCCACCGCGACAAGGCGGCCGAACTCGCCTCGCGGTGCGACAACTTCACCAAGCTGTGGGACTCCGGCGTCACGTCCCAGGGCTTCACCGGATTCCCGGTCACCAGGAACGCGGACGGCAGCGTCGCGGGCGATCCCGATCCCACCCAGTCCGGCGCCTTCCACGAGGGCACGGCCTGGCAGTACCAGTGGCTCGCCCAGCAGGACCCGCAGACCCTCTTCGGTCTGATGGGCGGCCGGTCGGACGCCGAGCGACGGCTCGACACGTTCTTCGACATGCCGACCGTACTCACCGACCCGGCCAAGGCGGCCTCGGACTCGTGGGTGACGGGCGCGTACGACTACCACAACAACTTCGCGTTCAACCCGAACAACGAGCCCGACTTCCACGCCCCGTGGATGTACGCGTGGACCGGGGCGCCGTGGAAGACCTCGGCCGTCCTGCGGGCGCTGCGCACGCTGTTCACCGACGACGCGTACGGCATGCCCGGCAACGACGACCTCGGTGCCACCTCGTCGCTGCTCGTCTTCGCCATGGCGGGCGTCTTCGAGGCGCAGCCCGGATCCGCGAACTACCTCGTCTCCGCGCCCATGTTCGAGAAGGTCGAGATCCGTCCCGAACACGGCCGCACGATCGCCGTCGAGGCGCCCGGCGCCAGTGCGTCGAAGCTCCAGTACGTGTCCTCCGTGCACACGCGCCGGGGCACGTTGCGCCAGAGCTGGCTGTCCCACGAGGACCTGCTGCGCTCGGGCACGATCAAGATCGAGCTGTCCGGTACGCCGACGGACTGGGGCGTGGACGCGGCCCCGCCGGCCCTGACGAAGGGCTGA
- a CDS encoding metallophosphoesterase, protein MTDTSETRPTDGAAEPPRPGGLRRLMRYIPLIAPVLLWAVPCWVLLYAGQHWPFTVTLTGTVVFVLGLIGMPLAIMRGHGRRQQDGAAIVGDSLLGSSWVLFTWSVLLGVLLRLALVVAGVGDGQDRARIVTWAVLGVAAVLLAWGYVEARRVPRVRRLDVELPRLGAGLDGLRVALITDTHYGPLDRARWSARVCDTVNTLEADLVCHTGDIADGTAERRRAQAAPLGTVRATEARVYVTGNHEYYSEAQGWVDLMDELGWEPLRNRHLLVERGGDTLVVAGVDDVTAESSGLAGHRAHLDGALDGADPDSPVLLLAHQPKFIDRAAAAGIDLQLSGHTHGGQIWPFHHLVRLDQPALAGLTRHGARTLLYTSRGTGFWGPPFRVFAPSEITLLVLRSPDRRPGEAPTTAS, encoded by the coding sequence GTGACCGACACCAGCGAGACCCGGCCCACCGACGGTGCGGCGGAGCCGCCCCGGCCCGGCGGACTGCGCCGGTTGATGCGCTACATTCCGCTGATCGCGCCCGTCCTGTTGTGGGCCGTGCCCTGCTGGGTCCTGCTGTACGCCGGTCAGCACTGGCCGTTCACTGTCACGCTCACCGGCACCGTCGTGTTCGTCCTCGGCCTGATCGGGATGCCGTTGGCCATCATGCGCGGCCACGGCCGACGGCAGCAGGACGGGGCGGCGATCGTCGGAGACTCCCTCCTCGGCTCCAGCTGGGTCCTGTTCACCTGGTCGGTGCTGCTCGGCGTCCTGCTCCGGCTCGCCCTGGTCGTGGCCGGTGTCGGTGACGGGCAGGACCGGGCGCGGATCGTCACCTGGGCGGTCCTCGGCGTGGCCGCCGTGCTGCTCGCCTGGGGATACGTCGAGGCCCGCCGGGTGCCGCGCGTGCGCCGCCTCGACGTGGAACTCCCCCGCCTGGGTGCCGGACTGGACGGGCTGCGCGTCGCGCTCATCACCGACACCCACTACGGGCCGCTCGACCGCGCCCGCTGGTCGGCACGGGTGTGCGACACGGTGAACACCCTGGAGGCCGATCTGGTCTGCCACACCGGGGACATCGCGGACGGCACGGCCGAACGCCGCCGCGCCCAGGCCGCCCCGCTCGGCACCGTGCGGGCCACCGAGGCCCGCGTGTACGTCACCGGCAACCACGAGTACTACAGCGAGGCCCAGGGCTGGGTCGACCTGATGGACGAACTGGGCTGGGAGCCGCTGCGCAACCGCCATCTGTTGGTCGAACGCGGCGGCGACACCCTCGTGGTCGCCGGTGTGGACGATGTCACCGCCGAGTCCTCCGGTCTGGCCGGACACCGCGCCCACCTCGACGGGGCGCTGGACGGCGCCGACCCCGACTCGCCCGTCCTGCTCCTCGCCCACCAGCCCAAGTTCATCGACCGGGCGGCAGCCGCCGGCATCGACCTCCAGCTCTCCGGGCACACCCACGGCGGCCAGATCTGGCCCTTCCACCACCTGGTCCGCCTCGACCAGCCCGCGCTCGCCGGACTGACCCGGCACGGTGCCCGCACCCTCCTCTACACCAGCCGCGGCACCGGCTTCTGGGGCCCGCCCTTCCGTGTCTTCGCCCCGAGCGAGATCACCCTGCTCGTGCTCCGCTCTCCGGACCGACGCCCCGGAGAGGCACCAACGACCGCCTCGTGA
- a CDS encoding alpha/beta hydrolase → MHFTSERHLDDGVVERSFTLGEIPGILWTPASAPAPTPVILLGHPGGLDTMYPRLVARARQSAAQGFAAATVELPGSGDRPRSAVTDEARADLRRALAAGEPVTDDIVDRLVLPLVDQAVPEWQATLDALLALPGIGGPVGYSGGVISIGTRLAVAEPRVEAAVLFAGSFVPRAIYEEARHVTIPLHVLLQWDDKGNDRQAALDLFDAFGSREKTLNANMGGHTGVPQHAGDAAAAFFERHLKRGGVS, encoded by the coding sequence ATGCACTTCACCTCTGAACGACACCTCGACGACGGCGTCGTCGAGCGCTCCTTCACCCTCGGCGAGATCCCCGGCATCCTGTGGACGCCCGCCTCCGCCCCGGCACCCACGCCGGTCATCCTGCTCGGCCACCCCGGCGGTCTGGACACGATGTACCCCCGGCTCGTGGCCCGGGCCCGGCAGTCCGCGGCGCAGGGCTTCGCCGCGGCCACCGTCGAACTCCCGGGAAGCGGGGACCGGCCCCGGTCTGCCGTCACCGACGAGGCCCGTGCCGATCTGCGCCGGGCCCTGGCGGCGGGCGAGCCGGTCACCGACGACATCGTGGACCGGCTCGTCCTGCCCCTGGTCGACCAGGCGGTTCCGGAATGGCAGGCCACCCTGGACGCGCTCCTGGCACTGCCCGGGATCGGCGGCCCGGTCGGCTACTCGGGGGGAGTGATCTCCATCGGTACGCGGTTGGCGGTGGCCGAGCCGCGCGTCGAGGCCGCCGTGCTCTTCGCCGGCAGCTTCGTCCCTCGCGCCATCTACGAGGAGGCCCGCCACGTCACCATTCCGCTCCACGTCCTGCTCCAGTGGGACGACAAGGGGAACGACCGCCAGGCGGCCCTGGATCTGTTCGACGCCTTCGGCTCGCGGGAGAAGACACTCAACGCCAACATGGGCGGGCACACCGGCGTCCCCCAGCACGCGGGTGACGCGGCGGCGGCGTTCTTCGAGCGCCATCTGAAGCGGGGAGGCGTCTCCTAG
- a CDS encoding TetR/AcrR family transcriptional regulator, whose protein sequence is MPKSPTKRRPLTRAALSESAWALFREKGFHATTISDIVERAGLTRGAFYSNYRDKEELFLALYDEHTDRLLAGLEAAGAEAAPDSDPVAQLGERIAGRTAEERQWFLVSMEFTLHAARTPAVAEQLAAHEDRLAQGLTNVLAAALDGAGREPSLPADELARLLIALFEGVTAHQVIHGNSSLTKNFTPLLLRTLTTPADSAS, encoded by the coding sequence GTGCCGAAGTCACCGACCAAACGCCGGCCTCTGACCCGTGCCGCCCTCTCGGAGAGCGCCTGGGCCCTGTTCCGGGAGAAGGGCTTCCACGCCACCACCATCAGCGACATCGTCGAACGGGCGGGGCTGACCCGGGGCGCCTTCTACTCCAACTACCGGGACAAGGAAGAGCTGTTCCTCGCCCTGTACGACGAGCACACCGACCGGCTGCTGGCCGGTCTGGAGGCCGCGGGCGCCGAAGCGGCCCCGGACAGCGATCCGGTCGCGCAGCTCGGTGAACGCATCGCGGGGCGCACGGCCGAGGAACGTCAATGGTTCCTGGTCTCCATGGAGTTCACCCTGCACGCGGCCCGCACCCCTGCCGTCGCCGAGCAGTTGGCCGCCCACGAGGACCGCCTCGCCCAGGGGCTGACGAACGTACTCGCCGCGGCCCTCGACGGAGCGGGGAGAGAGCCCTCGCTCCCGGCCGACGAACTCGCGCGCCTGCTCATCGCCCTGTTCGAAGGGGTCACCGCCCACCAGGTCATCCACGGCAACAGCAGCCTGACGAAGAACTTCACGCCCCTGCTGCTGCGCACCCTGACGACACCGGCCGACTCCGCCTCCTGA
- a CDS encoding 3-hydroxyacyl-CoA dehydrogenase NAD-binding domain-containing protein: MPFTLPTDPASRPVTVIGAGTLGRRIALMFATRGGSVRVYDPVREAGQAACAYVEEHVAEVAAGIEGGTPGTVSTTTDLAEALAGAWLVVEAVPERLDLKKQIFADLDKAADADAILASNSSSYPTSAFIDHVAHPERVLNMHFYMPPAQSAVDLMSSGHTDRAVLDLLLGELPHYGVFPFEARRESTGFIFNRVWAAIKREALSVVAEGVSTPQDVDAMWMINMGGVAGPFRMMDRVGLDVVLDIENHYAAENPHLPSGPRELLRGYVEAGHLGVKSGRGFYDDYDRAS, from the coding sequence ATGCCTTTCACCCTCCCCACCGATCCGGCGTCCCGGCCGGTCACCGTCATCGGCGCCGGCACCCTCGGACGCCGCATCGCCCTGATGTTCGCCACCCGTGGCGGTTCGGTCCGCGTGTACGACCCGGTGCGCGAGGCCGGGCAGGCGGCGTGCGCGTACGTCGAGGAGCACGTGGCCGAGGTCGCCGCAGGCATCGAGGGCGGTACGCCCGGCACCGTGAGCACGACCACCGATCTCGCCGAGGCGCTGGCCGGCGCCTGGCTGGTCGTGGAGGCCGTCCCCGAGCGCCTGGACCTGAAGAAGCAGATCTTCGCCGACCTGGACAAGGCCGCGGACGCCGACGCGATCCTGGCGAGCAACTCGTCGTCGTACCCCACGAGCGCGTTCATCGACCACGTCGCGCACCCCGAGCGCGTGCTCAACATGCACTTCTACATGCCGCCCGCGCAGAGCGCCGTCGACCTGATGTCGAGCGGCCACACCGACCGGGCCGTGCTCGACCTGCTCCTGGGCGAGCTGCCGCACTACGGCGTCTTCCCCTTCGAGGCACGCCGCGAGAGCACCGGCTTCATCTTCAACCGCGTCTGGGCGGCCATCAAGCGCGAGGCCCTGAGCGTGGTCGCCGAAGGCGTCTCGACCCCGCAGGACGTCGACGCGATGTGGATGATCAACATGGGCGGCGTCGCCGGACCGTTCCGCATGATGGACCGGGTCGGCCTGGACGTCGTCCTGGACATCGAGAACCACTACGCGGCCGAGAACCCGCACCTGCCGAGCGGCCCCCGCGAGCTCCTGCGCGGCTATGTGGAGGCCGGCCACCTCGGCGTGAAGAGCGGCCGCGGCTTCTACGACGACTACGACCGCGCGAGCTGA
- a CDS encoding acetoacetate decarboxylase produces MRAEEVRRHVTTPLTTPVYPPRATRFTDREYFNVLYRTDPEALRAVVPEPLEIDEPLVRFEIMKMGDVEGYGPYLECGQVVPVRLGDEHGEYLHAMHLDNFGATAAGRELSAYPKTIGSPALFADHGALVGTLDYGTQRVATATMPYKWEPLDTAAAREQITVPTYAVKIVPSLDWQLRSSRLVRTRITDVTVKAAYQGPARLQLSAHVMAPLADLPVLEIVSASHILTDLTLAPMEPVHDYLAA; encoded by the coding sequence ATGCGCGCCGAAGAGGTCCGCCGCCACGTCACCACCCCGCTGACCACCCCCGTCTATCCGCCCCGCGCCACCCGCTTCACCGACCGCGAGTACTTCAACGTCCTGTACCGGACCGACCCCGAAGCGCTGCGCGCCGTCGTCCCCGAACCGCTCGAGATCGACGAGCCCCTGGTCCGCTTCGAGATCATGAAGATGGGGGACGTCGAGGGCTACGGCCCCTACCTGGAGTGCGGCCAGGTCGTCCCCGTACGCCTCGGCGACGAGCACGGGGAGTACCTGCACGCCATGCACCTGGACAACTTCGGCGCCACCGCGGCCGGCCGGGAGCTGAGCGCGTACCCGAAGACGATCGGCTCCCCGGCCCTGTTCGCCGATCACGGCGCGCTCGTCGGCACCCTGGACTACGGGACCCAGCGCGTCGCCACCGCCACGATGCCCTACAAGTGGGAACCCCTGGACACGGCCGCGGCCCGGGAGCAGATCACGGTGCCGACCTACGCCGTCAAGATCGTCCCGAGCCTCGACTGGCAGCTCCGGTCCAGCCGCCTGGTCCGCACCCGCATCACCGACGTCACGGTCAAGGCGGCCTACCAGGGACCGGCCCGCCTCCAGCTGTCCGCACACGTCATGGCGCCGCTCGCGGACCTGCCGGTCCTGGAGATTGTCTCCGCCAGCCACATCCTCACGGACCTGACGCTGGCCCCGATGGAGCCGGTGCACGACTACCTCGCGGCGTAG
- a CDS encoding helix-turn-helix domain-containing protein yields MAQDEARLRRHLASSLLDDIDGITGRLVSDICAHSALYASGRPVPLADLRAICRDNLVLVVKDFGRMPAGADDFTAAATETGRRRAGQGMPLDTVLMAYRRGGRVLWQAMTEPLRGRPAGEQDLALDVAGALWETIDRFSTVMSDAYRLAQLELQHRRESRRGAFLEALLEGRGSDPAVAAAASAALGIPVTDSYVVVVIDQNPADPAAPEPVLKEADLWSFWRTRAARSTGLVRLASLEPAKLAAVLRTARLGAVGMSPAFRSLADADTALRLAERALGTLSPHSGEVAELDERLVEAMLTGDAEMADRIVARYLGGVPECGPDAVLLMDTLNTWLAMGCSAPRTAERLYCHRNTILNRLERISEITGWSIESGEARLGWALALRAARVPR; encoded by the coding sequence ATGGCACAGGACGAGGCCCGACTCCGCCGCCACCTGGCGTCCTCCCTGCTGGACGACATCGACGGCATCACCGGACGACTGGTGTCCGACATCTGCGCCCACAGCGCGCTCTACGCCTCCGGGCGCCCGGTCCCCCTCGCCGACCTGCGCGCGATCTGCCGCGACAATCTCGTCCTGGTCGTCAAGGACTTCGGCCGGATGCCCGCGGGCGCCGACGACTTCACGGCCGCGGCCACCGAGACCGGACGGCGCAGAGCCGGACAGGGGATGCCGCTGGACACCGTGCTGATGGCGTACCGGCGCGGCGGCCGCGTCCTGTGGCAGGCCATGACGGAACCGCTCAGGGGCCGCCCGGCGGGCGAACAGGACCTCGCGCTCGACGTCGCCGGAGCGCTGTGGGAGACCATCGACCGGTTCTCGACCGTGATGTCCGACGCCTACCGCCTCGCCCAACTCGAACTCCAGCACCGCAGGGAGTCCCGCCGCGGCGCCTTCCTCGAAGCCCTCCTGGAGGGGCGCGGCAGCGACCCCGCCGTGGCCGCGGCGGCGTCCGCCGCACTGGGGATCCCGGTCACCGACAGCTACGTGGTCGTGGTCATCGACCAGAACCCCGCCGACCCCGCCGCCCCCGAGCCCGTACTGAAGGAGGCGGACCTGTGGTCGTTCTGGCGCACACGGGCCGCACGCAGTACGGGACTTGTGCGCCTCGCGTCGCTGGAGCCGGCGAAGCTCGCCGCCGTGCTCCGCACCGCACGCCTGGGCGCCGTCGGCATGTCACCCGCGTTCCGGAGCCTCGCGGACGCCGACACCGCGCTGCGCCTGGCGGAGCGCGCGCTCGGGACGCTGTCCCCCCACAGCGGCGAGGTGGCGGAGCTCGACGAGCGCCTTGTCGAGGCGATGCTCACCGGCGACGCCGAGATGGCCGACCGGATCGTCGCCCGCTATCTGGGAGGCGTCCCGGAGTGCGGACCGGACGCCGTGCTGCTGATGGACACCCTGAACACGTGGCTGGCCATGGGGTGCTCGGCGCCGCGCACGGCGGAACGCCTGTACTGCCATCGCAACACCATCCTGAACCGTCTGGAGCGGATCTCCGAGATCACGGGCTGGTCCATCGAGTCCGGCGAGGCGCGCCTGGGCTGGGCACTGGCCCTGCGCGCGGCGCGCGTGCCGCGCTGA